A genomic stretch from Aedes albopictus strain Foshan chromosome 2, AalbF5, whole genome shotgun sequence includes:
- the LOC109406546 gene encoding globin-like, producing the protein MDESGLTGKQKITLLSAWGLLKQESLLHGRNMMFLLFREHPHFLPYFDFSADPAGSNLADNKGFHLHALNVMNMVGTLVECVINDPEMFRKKIFHLVEIHTARGVTALDVQLFSEIVVDYLVEALGRQAANSLAEAFGKLFDQFAEAFAYQD; encoded by the exons ATGGACGAGAGTGGCTTAACGGGGAAGCAAAAAATCACGCTCCTATCTGCTTGGGGCCTGCTAAAGCAGGAAAGCCTTCTTCACGGTCGAAATATGATGTTCCT ACTGTTCCGCGAGCACCCGCACTTCCTGCCCTACTTCGACTTCAGCGCCGATCCCGCCGGATCCAACCTGGCCGATAACAAAGGCTTCCACCTGCATGCGCTGAACGTGATGAACATGGTAGGTACCCTGGTGGAATGCGTCATCAACGATCCGGAAATGTTTAGGAAGAAGATTTTCCACCTAGTCGAAATCCATACGGCGCGGGGCGTGACGGCCCTGGACGTTCAGCTGTTCAGCGAGATAGTAGTCGATTATCTGGTGGAAGCGCTGGGTAGGCAGGCGGCCAACTCTCTCGCGGAGGCGTTCGGCAAACTGTTCGATCAATTTGCAGAAGCTTTTGCGTATCAGGACTGA